One window of the Desulfonatronum thiosulfatophilum genome contains the following:
- a CDS encoding AMP-binding protein, which yields MQEDYQRNGKGHETTLPRLLLDNAQRYGAKTALREKEWGVWQPYSWDEYLRKTAEFAAGMKKLGMGKGDVLVLIGDNRPEWLWAELAVQSIGGMALGLYQDAPVDEIEYIFSLTKCRMVVAEDQEQVDKMLSLKDRVSHLQYIVYHDAKGLSGSTEQGLHPFERICEQGRGDIEKFASWVDQIQPDDTCLIATTSGTTGRPKLAMLSHRNLLSMAANLGRVDPKQDSDEFVSFLPLAWMGEQMMAVASAMLFGFCVNFPEEPDTVQENIREIGPHLIFSPPRVWENLAARVRVKIMETSPLKRFLYNLLLPMGMRYADCLLAGTKPGVALRLGRAVADAGLFRPLRDRLGFSRIRSATTGGAALGPDTFRFFHALGVNLKQIYGQTEIAGISCIHADGRIDFDSVGEPIPETEIIISEEGEILSRSPAVFQGYYANPEATAETIRDGWLLSGDAGFFKENGQLVVIDRLKDVMHLADGTRFSPQFMENKLKFSPYVREAVILGRDRPHLAAIISIDPEIVGRWAESRLITYTTYQDLASKEQVYNLIRDEIADINSSLPETTRIKRFALLFKELDADDGELTRTRKLRRKVVEERYGNLIESLYGPDACIDLTASIQYQDGRTREVCGTIQIASVQ from the coding sequence ATGCAGGAAGATTATCAACGCAACGGGAAAGGACATGAAACGACTCTGCCCCGGTTGCTGCTGGACAATGCGCAACGTTACGGCGCCAAGACCGCTTTGCGGGAGAAGGAGTGGGGCGTCTGGCAGCCGTATTCCTGGGACGAGTATCTGCGCAAGACCGCGGAGTTCGCCGCCGGGATGAAGAAGCTGGGGATGGGTAAGGGCGACGTGCTGGTGCTGATCGGGGACAACCGTCCGGAGTGGCTCTGGGCCGAATTGGCCGTGCAATCCATCGGCGGCATGGCTCTGGGGTTGTACCAGGACGCTCCCGTGGACGAGATCGAGTACATCTTCTCGTTGACCAAATGCCGGATGGTCGTGGCCGAGGACCAGGAGCAGGTGGACAAGATGCTCTCCCTGAAGGACCGGGTTTCCCACCTCCAGTACATCGTCTACCACGATGCCAAAGGCCTTTCCGGTTCCACCGAGCAGGGACTGCATCCTTTTGAGAGGATCTGTGAGCAGGGCCGCGGGGATATTGAAAAATTCGCCTCCTGGGTGGATCAGATCCAGCCCGACGACACCTGCCTCATCGCCACCACCTCCGGGACCACGGGACGGCCGAAGCTGGCCATGCTTTCCCACCGCAACCTGCTGTCCATGGCCGCCAACCTGGGACGGGTGGATCCGAAGCAGGACAGCGACGAATTCGTTTCGTTCCTGCCCCTGGCCTGGATGGGTGAGCAGATGATGGCCGTGGCATCGGCGATGCTGTTCGGCTTTTGCGTCAATTTCCCCGAAGAACCGGACACGGTCCAGGAGAACATCCGCGAAATCGGCCCGCACCTGATTTTTTCACCTCCCCGGGTCTGGGAAAACCTGGCCGCTCGGGTGCGGGTCAAGATCATGGAAACCAGCCCGCTGAAGCGGTTCCTGTACAACCTGCTGCTGCCCATGGGCATGCGGTACGCGGACTGCCTGCTGGCCGGCACCAAGCCGGGCGTGGCGTTGCGCCTGGGGCGGGCTGTGGCGGATGCCGGGCTGTTCCGGCCGTTACGGGATCGACTGGGCTTCTCGCGAATCCGCTCGGCCACCACCGGCGGCGCGGCTCTTGGCCCGGATACCTTTCGTTTCTTCCATGCCCTGGGCGTCAATCTGAAACAGATTTACGGGCAAACGGAAATCGCCGGTATTTCCTGCATCCATGCGGACGGCCGCATCGATTTCGATTCCGTGGGCGAACCTATCCCGGAAACCGAGATCATCATCTCCGAGGAAGGGGAAATCCTGTCCCGCTCGCCGGCCGTGTTTCAGGGCTACTACGCCAATCCCGAAGCCACGGCCGAGACCATCCGGGACGGCTGGCTGCTCTCGGGGGATGCCGGTTTTTTCAAGGAAAACGGGCAGCTCGTGGTCATCGACCGGCTCAAGGACGTCATGCACCTGGCCGACGGCACCCGCTTTTCCCCGCAGTTCATGGAAAACAAGCTCAAGTTCTCCCCCTACGTCCGCGAAGCCGTGATTCTGGGACGGGACCGACCCCACCTTGCGGCCATCATCAGCATTGATCCGGAAATTGTGGGCCGGTGGGCCGAGAGCCGGTTGATCACCTACACGACGTATCAGGACTTGGCATCCAAGGAACAGGTCTACAATCTGATCCGCGACGAGATCGCCGACATCAATTCGTCCTTGCCGGAAACAACGCGCATCAAGCGCTTCGCCCTGCTTTTCAAGGAACTGGACGCCGACGACGGGGAATTGACCCGAACCCGCAAGCTGCGCCGCAAGGTTGTCGAGGAGCGCTACGGGAACCTGATCGAATCCCTCTACGGCCCGGACGCCTGCATCGACCTGACGGCCTCCATCCAGTACCAGGACGGGCGAACCCGCGAAGTATGCGGAACCATTCAGATCGCCTCGGTACAGTGA
- a CDS encoding branched-chain amino acid ABC transporter permease, translated as MEYYLQLIVNGLVVGSIYSLVALGFVIIYKATKVVNFAQGEMVMVGAYICFALTVQMGLPFLVSFFMTLAFSVILGLCIERVILRPLIGQPIISVIMVTVGLATVLKSLVQLFWGTQIRVYPPILPTTPIWIAGVPVAPVYIAAFALSALLFAVFALFFKYSRTGIAMRATAQDQQAAQSMGIGVKNIFALSWCIAAVVSSIGGIILGNINGINAQLGHLGLKVFPAVILGGLDSLLGAALGGLIIGVLENVADGFMQQVFNLPGFKEVAAYVVLVIILMIRPYGLFGTKEIERV; from the coding sequence ATGGAATACTACCTCCAACTTATCGTCAATGGTCTCGTGGTCGGCAGCATCTACAGCCTTGTGGCCCTGGGTTTCGTGATCATCTACAAGGCGACCAAGGTCGTCAATTTCGCCCAGGGGGAAATGGTCATGGTTGGGGCGTACATTTGTTTCGCCCTGACCGTGCAGATGGGGCTGCCGTTTCTGGTTTCATTTTTCATGACCCTGGCCTTTTCCGTTATCCTCGGCTTATGTATCGAACGAGTGATCCTGCGGCCGCTGATCGGTCAGCCCATTATCAGCGTAATCATGGTCACCGTGGGTTTGGCCACGGTCCTCAAGTCCCTGGTGCAGCTCTTTTGGGGCACCCAGATTCGGGTTTATCCGCCCATCCTGCCCACCACGCCGATCTGGATCGCCGGGGTTCCGGTGGCTCCGGTCTACATCGCGGCCTTTGCCCTCTCCGCGCTGCTCTTTGCCGTCTTTGCCTTGTTCTTCAAGTATTCCCGGACCGGCATCGCCATGCGGGCCACGGCGCAGGACCAGCAGGCGGCTCAGTCCATGGGCATCGGGGTGAAGAACATTTTCGCGCTGTCCTGGTGCATTGCGGCGGTGGTTTCCAGCATCGGCGGCATCATTTTGGGCAATATCAACGGGATCAATGCCCAGCTTGGTCACCTGGGCCTGAAGGTTTTTCCGGCGGTCATCCTCGGCGGGTTGGACAGCCTTCTCGGCGCTGCCCTGGGCGGGTTGATCATCGGCGTCCTGGAGAATGTGGCCGACGGGTTCATGCAGCAGGTCTTCAATCTGCCCGGCTTCAAGGAAGTGGCCGCCTATGTAGTGCTGGTGATCATTCTGATGATCCGTCCCTACGGCCTTTTCGGAACCAAGGAAATTGAAAGGGTCTAG
- a CDS encoding branched-chain amino acid ABC transporter permease, with the protein MRGKCGLFHTSYASESHFFQTGFQKICLAVFLGLMLCSPLFLSNYQVSMLIMINIAVIGAVSLNLLTGCCGQISLGHGAFIGVGAYTTGLCTLAGWPFFAALLFGGFVTAVVGMIFGIPSLRLKGIYLAIATLAAQMILSYVFLHWESVTGGAIGMGLDAPVVMGMAFDNDARMFYLTFGVAAACVLLVANILRTRHGRAFVAIRDFHQSAESVGVNLFSYKLQAFAVSSFLAGIAGGLWAHYTMYITPEQFDIMLSIQYLAMIIIGGLGSVLGSIFGAVFVVLLPEGLGILAQFAGTFFPNISSYFLALREGIFGLILVLFLIFEPEGLAHRWRLIKAYWKLYPFAH; encoded by the coding sequence ATGCGCGGTAAATGCGGACTTTTCCATACCTCCTACGCTTCGGAATCCCATTTTTTTCAAACGGGATTTCAGAAAATATGCCTGGCCGTCTTTCTCGGATTGATGCTTTGCTCCCCGCTGTTTTTGAGCAATTACCAGGTTTCCATGTTGATCATGATCAACATTGCCGTGATCGGCGCGGTGTCTCTGAACCTGCTTACAGGCTGCTGCGGCCAAATTTCCCTGGGACACGGCGCGTTCATCGGGGTCGGAGCCTATACCACGGGCTTGTGCACGCTGGCGGGCTGGCCTTTTTTCGCGGCCTTGCTCTTCGGTGGATTCGTCACGGCAGTTGTGGGCATGATCTTCGGCATTCCCTCGTTGCGCCTGAAGGGAATTTACCTGGCCATCGCCACTTTGGCCGCCCAGATGATTCTCAGCTATGTCTTTTTGCACTGGGAATCCGTTACCGGTGGAGCCATCGGCATGGGCCTGGACGCCCCGGTGGTTATGGGCATGGCTTTTGATAACGACGCCAGGATGTTCTATCTCACATTCGGCGTAGCCGCGGCCTGCGTGCTCCTGGTGGCCAACATTCTGCGCACGCGCCATGGCCGGGCTTTCGTGGCCATCCGCGATTTTCATCAATCCGCCGAGTCCGTGGGCGTGAACCTGTTCTCCTACAAGCTTCAGGCCTTTGCCGTGAGTTCCTTTCTGGCCGGAATCGCCGGCGGCCTCTGGGCGCACTACACCATGTACATCACCCCGGAGCAATTCGACATCATGCTGTCCATTCAGTATCTGGCCATGATCATCATCGGCGGGCTGGGCAGTGTCCTGGGAAGCATTTTCGGCGCCGTCTTCGTGGTCCTTTTGCCGGAAGGGCTGGGCATCCTGGCCCAGTTTGCCGGCACATTCTTTCCGAACATCAGCTCGTATTTTCTTGCCCTGCGCGAAGGCATCTTCGGCCTGATCCTCGTGCTTTTCCTGATTTTCGAGCCGGAAGGACTGGCCCACCGCTGGCGGCTGATCAAGGCGTACTGGAAACTGTATCCCTTTGCGCATTGA
- a CDS encoding ABC transporter substrate-binding protein: MRRALIGVLTAMVLFIAAPALAQIKIGVLSDLSGPTSDVGRPYADGIRHCIEYLNKQGGIAGQPIEMLQVDYAYNVQQAIAAYNRFKSQGIVALQGWGTADTEALVRFVARDQIPTFSASYSGHLADPKNGPYNFFVAADYSTQGRAVLQYLKDNWTEERAPKLGLLYPNHPYGLAPIPAIKSFAAELGFELMAEDNVGLGDMDATTQLLRMQRQAPDYIWVGGTISSTAVILKDAQRIGMQGKFITNIWGSDEQLLKLAGPAVNGHLGLHTSVVYGADVPGMKVIEEMTGGRPQMIHYVRGFASMYVMAEAIRVAAEKGRVTGPSIQDAARSLRDFDPMGLTPPISFYPDDHRPNMSVYIYQLFEDRMELLTEQTLERKPEWLGH, from the coding sequence ATGAGACGTGCATTGATTGGCGTATTGACGGCCATGGTGCTTTTTATTGCCGCACCGGCTCTGGCCCAGATCAAGATTGGCGTGCTTTCCGATTTGAGCGGCCCGACTTCCGATGTGGGGCGGCCCTATGCCGACGGCATCCGCCATTGCATCGAATACCTGAACAAGCAGGGGGGGATTGCCGGACAGCCCATCGAGATGCTGCAGGTGGACTATGCCTATAATGTTCAGCAGGCCATCGCCGCGTACAACCGCTTCAAGAGTCAGGGTATCGTGGCCTTGCAGGGATGGGGCACGGCGGACACGGAAGCCCTGGTCCGTTTTGTGGCCCGGGATCAGATTCCGACCTTTTCCGCATCGTATTCCGGGCACTTGGCCGATCCCAAAAACGGCCCCTACAATTTTTTCGTTGCCGCGGACTATTCCACCCAGGGGCGGGCTGTCCTGCAATATCTGAAGGACAACTGGACAGAGGAACGCGCTCCGAAACTCGGCTTGCTCTATCCCAACCATCCTTACGGACTGGCGCCGATTCCGGCCATCAAGAGCTTTGCCGCGGAGTTGGGCTTCGAACTGATGGCCGAGGACAACGTGGGGCTGGGCGATATGGACGCCACAACCCAGCTTTTGCGCATGCAGCGTCAGGCGCCGGACTACATCTGGGTGGGCGGAACCATCTCCTCCACAGCGGTCATCCTCAAGGACGCCCAACGGATCGGCATGCAGGGCAAATTCATCACCAATATCTGGGGCAGCGACGAGCAGCTTTTGAAGCTTGCCGGACCTGCCGTGAACGGCCATTTGGGGCTGCACACTTCCGTTGTTTACGGAGCGGATGTTCCAGGCATGAAAGTCATCGAAGAGATGACCGGCGGCCGGCCGCAGATGATCCACTATGTTCGCGGTTTCGCTTCCATGTACGTCATGGCCGAGGCCATCCGGGTCGCAGCGGAAAAGGGCAGGGTCACAGGGCCGTCGATCCAGGATGCCGCCAGAAGCCTGCGCGATTTCGACCCCATGGGCCTGACTCCGCCCATCAGCTTTTATCCGGATGACCATCGGCCCAATATGTCCGTATACATCTATCAGTTGTTCGAGGATCGGATGGAACTCCTGACCGAACAGACCCTGGAGCGCAAACCGGAATGGCTTGGGCATTAG
- a CDS encoding ABC transporter ATP-binding protein, with the protein MDLLKIENLEVVYNDVILVLKGLSLKARQGRITALLGPNGAGKSTTLKAVSGLIRTEDGEITEGSVLYQDRPIHKSLPERIVRDGIFQVMEGRRVFVDLSVEENLRCGGFTRPSSEYPESLAKVYAYFPRLQERRKQLAGYLSGGEQQMLAIGRALMAKPKLLLLDEPSLGLAPLLVEEIFTIVQRVNQEEGVTILLVEQNARAALSIAQHGYIMENGRIVMDGTSESLLNNPDVQEFYLGLGHGGEKRSYRDVKHYRRRKRWLG; encoded by the coding sequence ATGGATTTGTTGAAGATTGAAAATCTCGAGGTCGTGTACAACGACGTCATTCTGGTCCTCAAGGGGCTTTCCCTGAAGGCGAGGCAGGGCCGGATCACGGCCCTGCTGGGCCCCAACGGGGCGGGCAAGTCCACCACATTGAAGGCTGTTTCCGGATTGATCCGCACCGAAGACGGCGAAATCACCGAAGGTTCGGTTCTTTACCAGGATCGCCCGATCCACAAGTCCCTGCCGGAACGAATCGTGCGGGACGGCATCTTTCAGGTCATGGAAGGACGCAGGGTCTTCGTGGACCTGAGCGTTGAAGAAAATCTGCGCTGCGGCGGCTTCACCCGCCCCTCGTCAGAATATCCTGAATCCCTGGCCAAGGTGTACGCATATTTTCCACGTTTGCAGGAACGCCGAAAACAGCTTGCCGGATATCTTTCCGGCGGCGAACAGCAAATGCTGGCCATTGGCCGGGCCCTGATGGCCAAGCCCAAGCTGCTGCTTCTGGATGAACCCTCCCTGGGCCTGGCTCCGTTGCTGGTGGAGGAGATCTTCACCATTGTCCAGCGCGTCAACCAGGAGGAAGGGGTAACCATTCTTCTGGTGGAACAGAACGCCCGCGCCGCCCTGAGTATTGCTCAGCATGGGTACATTATGGAAAACGGCCGGATTGTCATGGACGGCACCTCCGAGTCCCTGCTGAACAATCCGGACGTTCAGGAGTTCTACCTTGGCCTGGGTCATGGCGGCGAGAAACGCAGCTACCGCGACGTGAAGCACTATCGTCGACGCAAGCGCTGGCTGGGATAG
- a CDS encoding diguanylate cyclase has protein sequence MVEETKDAIEPQLQALRDMFRQRLEVDLPELQRLADMLLIRSSPLIKTNLIELNRILHKLAGSAGTFGFSELGAASRYLEIRVQQWLQGENPSLQDLHALQREIHSLRVHVARRQPSRSSMSMIQAVVESMRKSDEISICLAEAEEPFAEELSRIFGHFGYTVNRHIRLAEAAEGLHRSKPDVLILDVTSHPDGLNTIEHVALSPEFQGLDCPMIFLSDQDTFEIRMQAARIGAEGFFLKPVDIPRLIDRVEQIVRRRQALPYRLLIVDDDEELARHYSLILRGAGMESRTLSDPVSIFEVLDEFQPDLILMDLNMPGYTGVDLARVIRMHDDWLSLPIIYLSAETDIDQQLSAMSNGGDDFLTKPISDRHLVVAVSVRAARMRQLNELMVKDSLTGLLKHSRIKEQIALEYSKARRVNSPLCVAMLDIDHFKQVNDTYGHAVGDQVIKALAHLLKQRLRKSDSIGRYGGEEFAVALVDCDADAAIALLDDIRMRFKEIRFSAEKENFTVTLSVGAIMAADYPEASSILVAADEALYNAKRGGRDRICLGDCLQTRHENETAPHEMHEADG, from the coding sequence ATGGTTGAGGAAACGAAAGACGCCATTGAGCCCCAACTGCAAGCATTGCGGGACATGTTCCGGCAGCGTTTGGAGGTTGACCTTCCGGAACTGCAACGCCTGGCAGACATGCTTCTGATCCGGAGCAGTCCCTTAATTAAGACGAACCTGATCGAACTGAACCGGATCTTGCACAAGCTGGCCGGTTCCGCCGGAACTTTCGGCTTTTCGGAACTCGGCGCCGCGTCACGGTACCTGGAGATCCGTGTGCAGCAATGGCTGCAGGGCGAAAACCCGAGCCTTCAGGATTTGCATGCCCTGCAGCGGGAAATCCACTCCTTGCGCGTTCATGTCGCCAGACGTCAGCCATCAAGATCATCGATGTCCATGATTCAGGCTGTCGTTGAAAGCATGCGGAAAAGCGACGAGATCAGCATCTGTCTCGCGGAGGCCGAAGAACCGTTTGCCGAGGAATTATCACGTATTTTTGGTCATTTTGGCTACACGGTCAATCGTCACATCCGCCTGGCCGAGGCTGCTGAAGGTCTGCACCGGTCAAAACCGGATGTCCTGATTCTGGATGTGACGTCCCATCCCGATGGGTTGAACACCATTGAGCATGTGGCCCTTTCGCCGGAATTTCAGGGTCTGGATTGCCCCATGATTTTCCTGTCCGACCAGGATACCTTTGAAATCCGAATGCAGGCCGCCAGAATCGGAGCCGAAGGTTTTTTTCTCAAACCCGTAGACATTCCCAGGCTTATTGATCGGGTGGAGCAGATTGTGCGCCGTAGACAGGCCCTGCCGTATCGACTTTTGATTGTGGACGACGATGAGGAACTGGCCCGGCATTATTCCTTGATCCTGCGTGGGGCCGGCATGGAATCCAGAACATTGAGCGATCCGGTGAGCATCTTTGAAGTTCTGGACGAATTTCAACCGGACTTGATCCTGATGGATCTGAACATGCCAGGGTACACCGGCGTCGACCTGGCCCGGGTGATCCGGATGCATGACGACTGGCTCAGCCTGCCCATTATCTATCTGTCCGCGGAAACCGATATCGACCAACAATTGTCGGCCATGAGCAACGGGGGAGACGATTTCCTGACCAAACCCATTTCCGACCGGCATCTGGTGGTCGCCGTTTCGGTGCGTGCCGCACGGATGCGCCAGTTGAACGAATTGATGGTCAAGGACAGCCTGACCGGACTGCTCAAGCACTCCAGGATCAAGGAGCAAATTGCCCTTGAATATTCCAAGGCCAGACGCGTAAACAGCCCTTTATGCGTGGCCATGCTGGACATAGACCATTTCAAGCAGGTCAACGACACCTACGGCCATGCCGTTGGGGATCAGGTGATCAAGGCCCTGGCGCATTTATTAAAGCAACGGCTGCGCAAAAGCGACAGCATCGGGCGCTACGGCGGAGAGGAATTCGCTGTGGCGCTGGTGGATTGCGACGCCGACGCAGCCATCGCGTTACTGGACGACATTCGGATGCGATTCAAGGAAATCCGCTTTTCAGCCGAGAAGGAAAACTTCACTGTGACTCTGAGCGTCGGCGCCATCATGGCCGCTGACTATCCTGAAGCTTCCTCGATACTTGTGGCTGCGGACGAGGCCCTGTACAACGCCAAACGGGGCGGGCGGGACCGGATTTGCCTTGGCGACTGCCTTCAGACGCGGCACGAAAACGAGACCGCACCCCACGAGATGCACGAGGCGGACGGATAG
- the rfbB gene encoding dTDP-glucose 4,6-dehydratase: protein MQRRLTRILVTGGCGFIASNFILTLLEQRPDLHIVNLDKLTYAGNRMNLLALEQDPQRLEQRARYVFIHGDIADPVLVPRLLSEYRIQAVLNFAAESHVDRSIHDSSPFITTNIQGAHNLLEAARKAEIELFLQVSTDEVYGTLGPTGLFSEQTPLAPNSPYSASKASADLLVRAYHETYDLPTVITRCSNNYGPFQFPEKLIPLMLTLAQEDKPLPVYGDGANVRDWIHVLDHCRGVELAMDRGHSGAVYNFGGNAERTNIQVVTTLLDLLGKPHSLIRHVQDRPGHDRRYAMDYTLAARELGFAPKYTFEQGLRETILWYQDNREWLDRVQDGSYREFMNAWYEDRQ, encoded by the coding sequence ATGCAACGCCGTTTGACCCGGATCTTGGTGACGGGAGGTTGCGGTTTTATTGCCTCGAATTTCATTCTCACGCTGTTGGAACAGCGACCCGACCTGCATATCGTCAATCTGGACAAGCTGACGTATGCCGGCAACCGGATGAATCTGCTGGCCCTGGAACAGGACCCACAGCGCCTGGAGCAGCGCGCCCGCTACGTTTTCATCCACGGCGATATTGCTGATCCGGTATTGGTGCCGCGTCTGTTGTCGGAATACCGCATTCAGGCCGTACTCAATTTCGCCGCGGAATCCCATGTGGATCGCTCCATTCACGATTCATCCCCTTTCATCACCACCAACATCCAGGGCGCCCACAACCTGCTGGAAGCTGCCCGCAAGGCGGAGATCGAGCTTTTTCTGCAGGTTTCCACGGATGAGGTTTATGGAACGCTCGGCCCCACGGGGCTGTTCAGCGAACAAACCCCCCTGGCTCCCAACAGCCCGTACTCCGCGTCCAAGGCGTCGGCGGATCTGCTGGTGCGCGCCTACCATGAAACCTATGACCTGCCCACGGTGATCACCCGCTGTTCGAACAACTACGGCCCCTTTCAGTTTCCGGAAAAACTGATTCCCCTGATGCTGACCCTGGCCCAAGAAGATAAACCGTTGCCGGTATACGGCGACGGGGCCAATGTCCGCGATTGGATCCATGTCCTGGATCATTGTCGGGGCGTCGAACTGGCCATGGATCGAGGCCATTCGGGCGCGGTCTACAATTTCGGGGGCAATGCCGAGCGAACGAACATCCAGGTGGTGACCACCCTGCTTGACCTTTTGGGCAAACCTCATTCCTTGATCCGTCATGTCCAGGACAGGCCCGGGCACGACAGGCGCTACGCCATGGACTACACCCTCGCCGCACGGGAACTCGGCTTTGCTCCGAAGTATACCTTTGAGCAGGGGCTACGGGAAACAATCCTGTGGTATCAGGACAACCGGGAATGGCTGGACCGGGTTCAGGACGGCAGCTACCGGGAATTCATGAATGCATGGTATGAGGATCGGCAATGA
- the rfbD gene encoding dTDP-4-dehydrorhamnose reductase yields MISPTAPKVLVLGGKTGLLGQSLCASLTKAGWQTVSVGRDDLDLFDQDRVAAFLDDHEPDIICNTVAYTQVDQAEDEPEEAARLNHRLPAALGRLAKQRNIRLVHYSTDFVFDGKAATPYCSESPTSPQSVYGKTKLAGEKALQDLGLDRLTIIRTAWLFGPGRTNFVAKILALAAQRASLNVVHDQTGSPTYTPDLADYSVELLKAEGTGIFHLVNCGCATWCELAGAAVQAKGLQCDVFPIPSDQYPQKAKRPAYSVLDTCAFTTLTGIKPRPWLQALREYVFQHLT; encoded by the coding sequence ATGATCTCCCCCACAGCTCCCAAGGTTTTGGTTCTGGGCGGCAAGACGGGGCTGCTGGGGCAATCCCTGTGCGCCAGTCTTACAAAAGCGGGTTGGCAGACTGTTTCCGTTGGGCGTGACGACCTGGATCTCTTCGACCAGGATCGGGTTGCCGCCTTCCTAGACGACCACGAACCGGACATCATTTGCAATACCGTGGCCTATACCCAGGTGGACCAAGCCGAGGACGAACCAGAAGAGGCCGCGCGTCTGAATCATCGGCTGCCCGCAGCCCTGGGCCGGTTGGCCAAGCAACGGAATATCCGGCTGGTCCACTACAGCACCGACTTCGTCTTTGACGGAAAAGCCGCCACGCCGTATTGCTCCGAAAGCCCGACCAGTCCGCAAAGCGTCTACGGCAAGACCAAGCTGGCCGGCGAGAAGGCCCTCCAGGACCTTGGCCTGGACCGGTTGACCATCATCCGCACGGCATGGCTTTTCGGGCCGGGGCGGACCAACTTCGTGGCCAAGATTCTTGCTCTTGCCGCCCAGCGAGCTTCCTTGAACGTCGTCCACGACCAGACCGGCTCTCCCACCTATACCCCGGACCTCGCGGACTATTCCGTGGAACTGCTCAAGGCGGAAGGAACGGGAATTTTTCATCTGGTGAACTGCGGCTGCGCCACATGGTGCGAACTGGCCGGGGCCGCGGTGCAAGCCAAGGGACTGCAGTGCGACGTCTTTCCCATCCCTTCGGACCAGTATCCGCAAAAAGCCAAGCGACCGGCCTATTCGGTGCTGGATACCTGCGCCTTCACAACCCTCACCGGCATCAAGCCCCGCCCCTGGCTCCAGGCACTCAGAGAGTACGTCTTCCAGCACCTCACCTGA
- the hrcA gene encoding heat-inducible transcriptional repressor HrcA: MELQAREIGVLVTLIEDYIQTAAPVGSRTIAKKSNLNLSPASIRNIMADLTEKGYLEQPHTSAGRIPSSQGFRFYVDSLMKYSPLSPEERNQLAASLGDGKLDVSELLRNASRLLSAYTRQVSMILAPKATNIGFKHIDFILLKAGLAMAILVVEGGIVRNKIVTIDPELGTDDLTKYSNYLNQLFQGRTLSQVRSKLLQEMDAVQREYQAVSQQALVLAQQVFSENSPREMFVEGTVNFFTHPEFANPAKLQELLRMLEERTQLLEILDKVSKPDGISIIFGREEDQEGLREFTLISSPYLGQDDPLGVVGIIGPIRMDYAKVVPLVEFTAQVISRLLKNRF, translated from the coding sequence ATGGAACTGCAAGCACGTGAAATAGGCGTCCTGGTCACGCTCATCGAAGACTATATCCAAACAGCCGCGCCAGTCGGCTCAAGGACTATAGCCAAAAAATCCAACCTGAATCTGAGTCCGGCCAGCATCCGGAACATCATGGCCGACCTGACCGAAAAGGGCTACCTGGAGCAGCCCCACACATCTGCCGGCCGCATCCCATCCTCACAGGGATTTCGTTTTTACGTCGACTCACTGATGAAGTATTCTCCTCTTTCCCCGGAGGAGCGGAATCAGCTTGCGGCCAGCCTGGGCGATGGAAAACTGGACGTATCCGAGTTGTTGCGCAACGCTTCACGACTGCTGTCGGCCTACACCAGGCAGGTGAGCATGATCCTTGCTCCCAAGGCCACGAATATTGGGTTCAAGCACATCGACTTCATCCTGCTGAAGGCCGGTCTGGCCATGGCCATACTGGTGGTGGAGGGCGGCATTGTCCGCAACAAGATCGTGACGATTGACCCCGAACTGGGCACGGATGACCTGACCAAGTACAGCAACTATCTGAACCAGCTTTTTCAGGGCCGGACCCTGTCCCAGGTCCGGAGCAAACTGTTGCAGGAAATGGACGCCGTCCAGCGCGAATATCAGGCGGTCAGCCAGCAGGCGCTGGTTCTGGCCCAACAGGTTTTCAGCGAAAACAGTCCGAGAGAAATGTTCGTCGAAGGCACCGTCAATTTTTTCACCCATCCCGAGTTCGCCAACCCGGCGAAGCTTCAGGAACTTTTGCGGATGCTCGAGGAACGGACCCAGCTTTTGGAAATTCTGGACAAGGTTTCCAAACCCGATGGCATTTCCATCATCTTCGGGCGCGAGGAAGATCAGGAGGGATTGCGAGAATTTACTTTGATCTCGTCGCCCTACCTGGGACAGGACGACCCTCTTGGCGTCGTCGGCATTATCGGGCCGATCCGGATGGATTACGCCAAGGTCGTCCCGTTGGTTGAGTTCACGGCCCAGGTCATCAGCCGACTTTTGAAGAATCGTTTTTGA